One region of Vitis vinifera cultivar Pinot Noir 40024 chromosome 1, ASM3070453v1 genomic DNA includes:
- the LOC104879344 gene encoding uncharacterized protein LOC104879344: MSEKTCLLLSILLISVVFFFTLPTAGRVLQADAPAQEDNYESTQSGNGRSKIGVWGSKSNPTKSATGPSSPSQATPTGTSSRGTIPSKSPSLHFSLLSLLT; the protein is encoded by the exons ATGTCTGAGAAGACGTGTCTGCTTCTTTCCATCCTCTTGATCTCAGTCGTCTTTTTCTTCACATTACCAACTGCTGGAAGAGTACTGCAGGCCGATGCACCTGCGCAAGAGG ATAATTATGAGAGTACTCAGAGTGGGAATGGTCGAAGCAAAATAGGAGTATGGGGCAGCAAGTCCAACCCAACAAAGTCAGCCACTGGCCCGTCATCTCCCTCTCAGGCAACTCCCACAGGTACATCTTCTAGGGGTACTATTCCGAGCAAGTCGCCATCACTTCATTTCTCCTTATTAAGCCTGTTAACATAG